Proteins encoded by one window of Gemmatimonadota bacterium:
- a CDS encoding ATP-binding cassette domain-containing protein: MTESNEMLLRVQGLKKHFPVGAGLLRRHRAMIKAVDGVDLSLERGETLGLVGESGCGKTTIGRAILRLIDPTAGTATFLTALEDGEERRPHAVFSMTKGDLRRLRRQMQIVFQDPYGSLNPRMTVDALLREPLTVHGLSTRAEAGDRVTDLLETVGLNPAHARRYPHEFSGGQRQRIGIARALAVRPELIIADEPVSALDVSIQAQIINLLKVLQDRFQLSYLFISHDLRVVRHISDRVAVMYLGKIVETATRDQLYAKPLHPYTTALLSAVPLPDPTLGHDRIILKGDVPNPADLPPGCPFHPRCPLAEARCRTEVPVLEDKGSAHQAACHLV; encoded by the coding sequence ATGACTGAATCGAATGAAATGTTGTTACGGGTCCAGGGCCTGAAGAAGCACTTTCCCGTAGGGGCTGGACTGCTCCGGCGTCACCGGGCGATGATCAAGGCCGTCGACGGCGTCGATCTTTCGCTCGAGCGGGGTGAAACGCTGGGCCTGGTGGGTGAAAGCGGGTGCGGAAAGACCACGATCGGACGCGCGATTCTGCGCCTGATCGACCCGACTGCCGGGACGGCGACATTCCTTACCGCCCTCGAGGATGGCGAAGAACGGAGGCCGCACGCGGTCTTTTCCATGACGAAAGGCGATCTCCGGCGGCTGCGCCGCCAGATGCAGATCGTCTTCCAGGACCCCTACGGTTCTCTCAACCCGCGTATGACCGTGGACGCCCTGCTCAGGGAACCCCTCACCGTTCACGGCCTGAGCACCCGCGCGGAGGCCGGGGACCGCGTGACGGACCTGCTCGAAACGGTGGGGCTGAATCCCGCGCACGCCCGCCGCTATCCCCATGAGTTCAGCGGCGGCCAGCGCCAGCGCATCGGCATCGCCCGCGCCCTGGCCGTCCGGCCCGAACTGATCATCGCCGACGAGCCGGTCTCGGCGCTGGATGTCTCGATCCAGGCGCAGATCATCAACCTGCTCAAGGTGCTGCAGGACCGGTTTCAGCTCAGCTACCTGTTCATTTCCCACGACCTCCGCGTGGTGCGCCATATCAGCGACCGGGTGGCCGTGATGTACCTGGGCAAGATTGTCGAAACCGCCACGCGAGACCAGCTCTATGCGAAGCCGCTCCACCCATATACCACCGCTCTGCTTTCGGCCGTACCCCTGCCCGATCCCACACTGGGGCACGACCGGATCATTCTCAAGGGCGACGTCCCCAATCCGGCGGACCTGCCCCCGGGTTGCCCCTTCCATCCCCGGTGTCCACTGGCGGAAGCCCGGTGCAGGACCGAAGTTCCCGTGTTGGAAGACAAGGGGAGCGCCCACCAGGCGGCGTGCCACCTGGTCTGA
- the add gene encoding adenosine deaminase: MSLYDYIAAAPKVELHVHLEGSIQPSTLVMLAKRHRVDLPADTEEGLRNWYRFRDFHHFIEVYVAITRCLRTVEDFELIVYEFGADMARQNIRYAEVTFSPSTHLWINGVDQDVWFAGLTEGRRRVKESFGGEINWVFDVVRNDYPEVARFDYTTRVAIEGVNDGVVALGLGGLETGYPPARFAPWFDRARAAGLHSAPHAGEHLGPESIWDAMKYLGAERIGHGVRAIEDPDLVSYLAEHRIPLEVSPSSNICLGIYPDMASHPLKRLHESGVATTVNSDDPPLFNTTLTDELNLLVDPCGFSRDTIDGILLNGVRFSFLPEEKKRRMEADYLAALRALRDEPAS, translated from the coding sequence ATGTCCCTATATGACTACATCGCCGCCGCGCCAAAGGTGGAGTTGCACGTCCATCTCGAAGGCTCAATCCAGCCGTCCACGCTGGTGATGCTGGCGAAACGACACCGCGTCGATCTGCCGGCGGACACCGAGGAGGGATTGCGCAACTGGTACCGGTTCAGGGACTTCCACCATTTCATCGAGGTATATGTCGCCATCACGAGGTGCCTCCGCACGGTGGAGGATTTCGAACTGATCGTGTACGAATTCGGCGCCGACATGGCCCGGCAGAACATCCGATACGCGGAGGTCACCTTCTCGCCGAGCACCCACCTCTGGATCAACGGGGTCGATCAGGACGTGTGGTTTGCGGGTCTCACGGAAGGGCGCCGCCGGGTAAAAGAGTCCTTCGGCGGCGAGATCAACTGGGTATTCGACGTGGTGCGCAACGACTACCCGGAAGTAGCCCGGTTCGACTATACAACCAGGGTGGCCATCGAGGGCGTGAACGACGGCGTGGTCGCCCTGGGCCTGGGCGGACTGGAAACCGGGTATCCGCCCGCGCGGTTCGCGCCGTGGTTCGACCGGGCGAGGGCGGCCGGGCTGCACAGCGCGCCCCACGCAGGCGAACACCTCGGCCCGGAAAGTATCTGGGACGCAATGAAGTATCTGGGCGCCGAACGCATCGGCCACGGCGTCCGGGCTATCGAGGATCCGGATCTGGTTTCCTACCTGGCGGAGCATCGCATTCCGCTGGAAGTCAGTCCCTCGAGCAATATCTGCCTGGGAATATACCCCGACATGGCATCCCACCCCCTGAAACGCCTCCACGAGTCCGGCGTGGCCACCACCGTCAATTCGGACGATCCGCCCCTCTTCAATACCACCCTGACGGATGAACTGAATTTACTCGTCGACCCCTGCGGTTTTTCCAGGGACACCATTGACGGGATCTTGCTGAACGGGGTTCGCTTCAGCTTTCTTCCGGAAGAGAAGAAACGGCGTATGGAGGCGGATTACCTTGCCGCGCTGCGCGCGCTGCGGGACGAACCAGCGAGTTGA